TGGAAAAATCTATGACTTTCTTCATAGTAATAATTTGGGAGATACGCTCAGTAAAGAAATAAGCGAATATGCTCAATTGGGATATGATTGTTACAATTACTCTGAGATTATCGCAGAATGTTTTTCGTCAAAGAATCTGAAAGATATATCAGAAAGCATATTAAAAGAATTAAGGAGATGATAGGTATGATGAGGCATTTAACCGAGGAAGAAGCGAATCTTATGAATAAACTTCATAATGACAAAACTTTAACTGAAGAAGAAAAGGAAAGTATTCGTCATAAACTTATAGAGATAGACAAAAGAGAAATCGGAGATACTCCGTTTTGTCATTGATGAACCGCCCACAGCAGTGAGCGGTTTTCTTATACCCGTGTGCAATTGATTGCACTTGATTTTAACTTGCACAGATTATGCTGCTGATATAACAAACGGCTTAACAAAGCCGAATGTTAATTTGCAGAGTTTATTTGCAATTATAGTTGAATTTTAACACAAACTTTGCAAAAACAGCCGTTTTTTGTGAAGTTCGGTGCAAATACAAGCAAACTTAATAATTTTACCGCTCCACGAGGGCGGTATTTTTATACCCAAAATCAAAGAAAGCGAGGTAAAGCAATGGAACCAGAAAAGAAAACTCCCGAAGAGGAGAAGAAGCCCGCTCCCGCAGCGGAGCAGAAGGACGAGCCCAAGCCCGAAGAGAAGCCCGCTGAAAACAAGCAGACGGACGATAACGGCATGGCGGAGAAGGCACCGGTAATAAACAAACAAACCGCATAAAAATGCGGTTTGAAAGAAATATGGTCGAGGTGACAAGATTTGAACTTGCGACCTCTGCGTCCCGAACGCAGCGCTCTACCAAACTGAGCCACACCTCGATGTTATCCCTCTTTTTCAAGAGGGAAGAGTATTCAATTAATATTCTACGCCGTAAGTGCTGCGGTACTGCTTCATAGCATCAAGGTACTGCTTGCCCTCTATAACGCCGTTCTCAATGGCACCGATTATATCGTTTATATTAACAATCGAGTAAACCTTTACGCCGAAATCCTTGTCGGCAGACTGTACTGCACTTAAATCGCTGTCAAGTGCTTTTTCCATACGGTCAACTGTTATTACCATTGCCGTTATATTTACATCAGCCGCACCCTTGAGCTTAGGAAGAACTTCTCTTAGAGCCTTGCCCGATGTCATTACATCTTCTATGATAATTACCTTATCGCCGTCGGCAAGCTGCTTTCCTACAAACATACCGCCTTCGCCGTGATCCTTGACCTCTTTTCTGTCAAAGCAGTAGCTTGCATCAACGCCGAACTTGTTGAACAGTGCCACACAAGCACTTACCGAAAGGGGAATGCCCTTGTAGGCAGGTCCGAACAGTACATCGGCTTCAATGCCGTTGTCGTGGATGCACTCTGCATAGAACTCACCGAGCTTTGCAAGCTGTGCGCCGGTCTTGTAGTTGCCTGTGTTTATGAAGTAAGGAGCTTTTCTGCCACTCTTGAGTGTGAACTCACCGAATGTAAGAACTCCGCTGTCAACCATGAATTTAATAAAGCTCTCTTTATACGTCATACTGTTCTCCTTCTCGGCAGTTACTCCAAAACTTAACGCTATATATTATAGCATATCAATTTTGCCTTGTCAAGCCTTTCCGGTAAAATCATCAAAAGTGAGTTTTTTAAGCTCGTCACATACTATATCGGAAATTCTGGCAAACGCTATGCGATAATTGCAGGGAAGACCGTTTTCGGCACGATTGCAGTTATAATGCCCGTCAAGGCAACGGCTGAACATATATGTACCCTCTACCGCCTCGACCACGTCATACAGCGATAATTCAGACGGCGACCTGCCAAGCTCATATCCGCCCTTAGTGCCTTTGTACGAGTTTACTATACCGGCATTTCCCAGCTTCCGAAGAATCTTCATAGCAAATGTCTGCGGCACATAGGTCTTTTCGGAAATCGCTTTTGCATCGAATCTGCCGTCATTCTTTACCATAAAATCAACTATCCTGATAGCATAGTCGGTTTCCAGAGTAATGTGCATTTCTTACT
This window of the [Eubacterium] siraeum genome carries:
- the pyrE gene encoding orotate phosphoribosyltransferase is translated as MTYKESFIKFMVDSGVLTFGEFTLKSGRKAPYFINTGNYKTGAQLAKLGEFYAECIHDNGIEADVLFGPAYKGIPLSVSACVALFNKFGVDASYCFDRKEVKDHGEGGMFVGKQLADGDKVIIIEDVMTSGKALREVLPKLKGAADVNITAMVITVDRMEKALDSDLSAVQSADKDFGVKVYSIVNINDIIGAIENGVIEGKQYLDAMKQYRSTYGVEY
- a CDS encoding Rrf2 family transcriptional regulator produces the protein MHITLETDYAIRIVDFMVKNDGRFDAKAISEKTYVPQTFAMKILRKLGNAGIVNSYKGTKGGYELGRSPSELSLYDVVEAVEGTYMFSRCLDGHYNCNRAENGLPCNYRIAFARISDIVCDELKKLTFDDFTGKA